The DNA segment cattgtttgtgtttgaacacTGTCAGGGTCAGAAGCGCTGGGCGTCACAGCAGATCAGGCGCCTTCAGGCTTGTGTCACGCAACTGCTCGGAGTCGGCAGAATCCGGAGACGTCTTCGTGGACTGTCAGGACCGAGGTCTGACCTCTGTTCCCAACGCCCAAACCTGGTCCAAAGCACCCAAGCACCTCCTTCTAGCAAGCAACCGTATCAAAGTCCTACGTGAGGGGACCTTCTTTGGATATGAGAGTTTAGCTACTCTGGACCTGCAGCAGAACCACATCTCTTCAATTGAGGAGGGGGCCTTCCAGGGCCTGGCAAAACTTAAaaccctgctgctgcagcacaatcGTCTGGAAACGCTTAACGAGGAGGCCCTCATCCCCATGCCAAACATCCGCTACCTGCGTTTACACCATAATCCCTGGAATTGTCTGTGCTCGATGGACGGTCTTATAATCACTCTTCAGGTCCCAAGCAACCGTAATTTAGGAAAACATGCAAGGTGAATGTTTACGCCAATGGATGATGATACAGTGTGATCTACTGCTCTGATCCCAGAGGCAAACAAGTCATCACTGAATCGCAGAATGACAAACTGCCTCCAAATATCACATTCGATTGATTCATAACTCaactgtgtttcctctgctagGTGTGCAGCGCCCATCAGGCTAAAAGACAGGAAGCTGAAGCAGATTGATCCTGAGTTACTCTGCAAGGCGTCAGACCCGACCGGTTTCCCACAGGGCGACCAAACGGACACCCCAGGCCCTTTGGTGCCGGTTCCATTTCGCAGCAAACCAGACATCACCACATCTTGCCACACCTACCACTTCCCCCAAATACGAATTGACTGCAAAAAGCGAGGCAAGTCTGTCATCATCTGATATTGGTGTTAGCATGGCTGATTAACTGTATCCCATATGTTTTGAGTTATGAAATTCAGACCGTTTCATATGGAACAGAAGGGTTAAATGAAATACTTGTGTAAGCCAGAGAGTTTGTTTGCTCATGATGAAATATTACTGGAATGAATAAACTTTAAATTCTCTGAAGGAGCCAGGCACAGAGTTGGCAGAGGGACACATCTGGTTTTGGCAGgtgttttttattcaatgtTATATTGCTCGCTTCCTCCACATCTGACTGATTCTATGTTAAAGTCATTTGTCACCTTATGAACAACTTGGAAAGCACCAGTTAAACAAAGTTTGGCCACTATTTCAGAACAAGTCTGTTGCAAAACATATAGAGGTATTTAAAATTTAGCTGAGAATAGACTAAATCAAATAATGTGTTACAGCTATTTGTCTCCTACTGGCAGGAGGCCTGGACATTAGTGTCAAACTCAGGTCATGGATAGAGGCAGAGCATATTTCACAGCGTCTGTATGAACTCACAGTGCAAAACTCAACTGGATTTCTCAGAGCAGTCTTTGGTGTGACAGATTTGGATGGTAAAGTTTTATAGATCtaatgaattaagaaaataaattcgGGGCATGCGATTTTAGTTAAGTTATCTATCAGCAGACGTaaataatcaaatgtatttgacgACCCCCTATAacccctccctctgtgtgttcagGTCTAACTGAGGTGCCGGCAGGTGTCCCAGAGGACGTTGTTCGTGTTGATCTGTCAAACAATTTAATCCGTCATCTCAGAGCCAAAGATTTCCAAACAGCGAGGAACCTCAGATTCCTGAACCTCAGTAATAACAACATAGAGCACATCGACACAGGtaaaaccttgtgtgtgtgatattatTGTTCCTGTAAATCTGTGAATCATTATTACTGAATGTTGCAATATGTGTGTCAGTTTTTAACACCCAGGATTAAAACCAACACAGCTGCATTTTATAACATGAGAGCATGTTACGCAACTGCTGCTGACTTTTGTTCCCAGGAATTCCTGATTCAGGAATAAACTGAACATGAGCCTCTACAATCCGATCTCAGTTTGATTGCACCACTGACGTTTACTTTTCTTGACTAAACAGCTACACAGCAATAGGACTAAATGTTTTATGCTAAGTGAGAAACCAGTGGATGCTTTGCCCATGAATCTCTGTCTTGTCTCTCTCGTAGCGTCCCTGTCCGGGCTGCTGCACCTCCATGAGCTGGACTTGTCACACAACAGCCTCCATTTTATCAAGTACGGGGTTCTCGAAGACCTTTACTTCCTGTCACAGCTAAAACTGGGAGGGAACCCTTGGGTGTGTGACTACAGGTGGGATCTCCTGCTCAAATCTGTACAAATAAATTGGCCACAAATGCAAATCCTTATTAAAAATCTGACTCCATTTTCCTCAGCATCCACTACATGGTGTACTGGCTGCGTCTGCACCCAGGAGTGAGGCACTCTGGCCTCATCTGTCGCTCCCCTCCTGAACATACGGGGGAACAGGTGGAGGCCTATGTGAAATCCTACTTCAGAGTGTGTCcaagagacaaacagagcagcagaacagACCAAGAACAAACAGACCCGAGGCTGTGGAACACGCCGATGGAGGCGcaaggagagctggaggaggaggagctggagcccaGCCACTTGAGGGTTCCGCAGAAATACACAATCTTCAGACTGTCCTGAAAATAAAACCGGGAccctgattttttttgtgtttcccttCCTATCATTTCCTTTCAATATTATAAAACAGTCTGTATCAGATGGAGAAACTATATTTTTCAGTGCTGCTTTTATGTGTCGTCAGTGTTGTGTAATCCAAATATAAGACTTGTCAACTTATTCACTGTCTTGTAATTATTACTTTTAAATCATGACCTGCAATGCACACATAAGTGAAACCTGGGTataaaccacaacaacaaaaaaaggtaTGTTAAGATGTAGAAAACTCACTGATACATCTGAAGCTGGTCCATGTCAGTGACGTGCAGCCTCGCAGGTTCAGATAGATCACAAATGGTCGGTAGTTCTGCAGAACCTGTTTCATTGTGCTGTCGGTTATCCAGTGTTTCTCTACAGAGACGTTGATCTAACAGGGATGAAAATGAAGAAGCATTTGAACTCCTGTTataattatgatttaaaacatttccctTAATCAAATACAAGAATAAATCTCTGTACAGACCTGACTCCACAGTGTGCTGGATTGGAGTAAAGTTTTCCATGCACAGCAAACCTCAGCACAATGCAACCTGTCTCCCAATTCCAGATACTGAAAGatctgaaaaaaacagaaacatgataATGCTGAAAAGTGTcagatgaaagaggagagacaTCATTTCCTATTGGACTTGTGTTCAAGCTTTGTGTaaataacagatgttttaaatgttaaaaataaaaaagctaacACTTCCTCTGTGTCAGATATTATGAGAAATATCCACAAATCAGTGCAATTAAACAACTTCCACACTCTGACTGACATTTGGtccatatgtttttaatttcacataaCCAACCCTCGCCTTGGAAAAATCTGGCCGATGTCAGGGGGACAGTAAGGCACCCAGATGTGGTGTTTTTATTGCCACCTCTGGCACTGCCACTTTGCAAGGCACAGTGAACAAGCAGCCCTTTTCTCTCGCTCCAAACATAGGCACGCTGGAGCACTATTTATTGTGAGAGGTGTTGGACAGAAACGCCAGAGCAAACAAAGCCAAAAAACTGCTCTCGCATTTCCAGCAAATGAGAATCCAAAGCAAACAGGGGCCACAACACATCAGTGTTAGATGAGTGGGGAAGTAAGaggttttcaaaatatttaTAATCGAGATCTGGTTTGGTATGAAATGACTTCAACGATTACATAAGATCTACAAAAATATTACAATGAATACACATGAAACCATAACTCTGCAACAGATCTCGTCTTATAAACATGGTCCTCTCCGTGCTGAAAGGTGGTCGGGAAACTGCAACGTAGTCGGTGGTGACTGACTTTAACCAACTGGCCTCTCAGAGACTGGAAATATGTTCAAGTGAAGTCCACTTTGAGTATTATGTAACAGGTTTGTATGATCTCATCATCGACTCCTTTGAGAGCTGAGAAATGAAGCAGCCACGCTTGAAAGCCAAGGCCAGTGTCAGTGTGCGTGTGAACTTCATGAACACTGGGAGGTTTAAGATCAACTACCTTCAATGAGAGGCTGTAAGGGAGCATGGAGAGTCGGTCACATTCTTCTCCAGTCTGGTTTTCTCTGTTGCCGTTTTCGGACGAACCCATATCCAACCTCTGCAAGATGCATACAAAGACGATGAGGAATGTTTCTAGAAATCAACATTTCATATCAAATTCCGCATTAAAAGTACCTTAAAGTATTCTTTTGTTCTCCTTGACTCCGTTGCGGCATTGTTCCATGCAGCTATGATGCGTTTAAGGCGACGGGTGTTTACAAGTCTCTCAAGTTTCTCAACAGCAGCTAGtttggaaagaaaataaacatctcTTCAACAACACAAGTATTTGGAATTCTGCATCTGTTTTTGGCCGAGGATAACTTACGAGCTAAATCGTAGCAATAAAATCATGATCACAAAGTAGCATTCTAGTGAATCTTGAGACAAATTTGGCTTTTAACATTAGAGCCACGTCTCAGAGGTTAATGGTGAATGTACAGAGGACAAAATGAGTCACAGGAGTGGGTGTTTACAGCGGGGGAGAAGTTATTGACAGGAAAGACTTTCAGTTTGGACACATTTCTTTACCACAGCGCCTGTTTTCTCTGGCGTTAAACATGAGAGGCACAGTATGCAAAAACAGTCAGTTCACATTAGTTCAGCTAACACCCCTCATGAAAATTCTTTTCACTCAGAAATACTCGGAGGTCACCTACCAGCCTGGGTCTTCTTGTGTAATTTTACCCATTTGAACCATTGGGTGACTGCAGCCTGCTGGCAGCTCCTCTCAAAGTGCTTCATTCTCACGTCAACCTTCAGGGCCAGCACTGCGGCATCTCTCTTGCTCTGCACAGTGAAActcttccacttcctgtggacaCAGGTCATCATTAATTCAGAGGACGGGTACGCAGACGGGCTGTCGGAGGCCTGCATCTACTCAACAGGACAGGAATCATTAACACTGAAATAATACTCATGGATTAATTTGAATCATTATGTCAAATAAGTTCACGCTAAGGATTTTCTCAGCTGAAGCAGGTTTGGACATTGAGACAGAGCCGAGTGCTCGACGGAAATGTGATGGGCCTGAGATGGAAATGACTGAGGAGGTGAAAGGGAATCTGTGAAATAGAATATCCTCATGCACGTGCTCACTTGTTAACAATGATCCAGAGAAAATGTTCAACACTTTCATTCATGTGTGTCAAGTTTCTGCCTGAAGCTCCACCTGAGTCACTCTCTCTTGAAACATTTCTAAGAGTGAAATTGTGATGGGTGAACATAATTATGTAAACAGAGGTTTAAACATCCTAATTGTTCAATTGTTGAGT comes from the Hippoglossus hippoglossus isolate fHipHip1 chromosome 6, fHipHip1.pri, whole genome shotgun sequence genome and includes:
- the LOC117763083 gene encoding leucine-rich repeat-containing protein 17-like; translated protein: MHMTSSLLFASLLLLLLPSIDMKKSGKGRGLKGARHKLTGGRVRSAGRHSRSGAFRLVSRNCSESAESGDVFVDCQDRGLTSVPNAQTWSKAPKHLLLASNRIKVLREGTFFGYESLATLDLQQNHISSIEEGAFQGLAKLKTLLLQHNRLETLNEEALIPMPNIRYLRLHHNPWNCLCSMDGLIITLQVPSNRNLGKHARCAAPIRLKDRKLKQIDPELLCKASDPTGFPQGDQTDTPGPLVPVPFRSKPDITTSCHTYHFPQIRIDCKKRGLTEVPAGVPEDVVRVDLSNNLIRHLRAKDFQTARNLRFLNLSNNNIEHIDTASLSGLLHLHELDLSHNSLHFIKYGVLEDLYFLSQLKLGGNPWVCDYSIHYMVYWLRLHPGVRHSGLICRSPPEHTGEQVEAYVKSYFRVCPRDKQSSRTDQEQTDPRLWNTPMEAQGELEEEELEPSHLRVPQKYTIFRLS